The Lutibacter sp. Hel_I_33_5 genome has a window encoding:
- a CDS encoding DUF3078 domain-containing protein, which produces MLFSQQKTDSIPKWKVHGRFAFVFNQSTFSNWASGGENTIAGNININYDFNYKKDNINWDSRIITSYGLSHLSEKGYRKTDDRFEFNSLLGIKSKDYWFFSFITNFKTQYTTGYNYKVEPKVEVSNFFSPAYLSFGPGMLWKKSDNLNLNIAPATARFTFVNDVFSGKFGVEQGKNSSFGLGFNLAGYFKFNLMENIEMENILAVYSDYLNKPQNIDIDYQSNIRFIVNKHIKMQMTFHTIMDDNSSGRIQFRQLFGLGVNYSFHEKVTY; this is translated from the coding sequence ATGCTTTTTAGTCAGCAGAAAACAGATAGTATTCCAAAATGGAAAGTTCATGGAAGATTTGCATTTGTTTTCAATCAATCAACTTTTTCTAATTGGGCTTCTGGAGGTGAAAACACAATTGCGGGTAACATCAATATTAATTACGATTTTAATTATAAGAAAGACAATATAAACTGGGATAGTAGAATAATTACAAGTTATGGGTTAAGTCATTTAAGCGAAAAAGGATATAGAAAAACTGATGATCGTTTTGAATTTAACTCACTCTTAGGTATAAAATCTAAAGACTATTGGTTTTTCTCTTTTATTACCAATTTTAAAACACAATATACAACGGGTTATAATTACAAAGTAGAACCTAAAGTAGAAGTTTCTAACTTTTTTTCGCCTGCATATTTAAGTTTTGGACCTGGAATGCTTTGGAAAAAATCTGATAATTTAAATCTAAATATTGCACCTGCAACAGCTAGATTTACGTTTGTAAATGATGTTTTTTCTGGAAAATTTGGGGTAGAACAAGGAAAAAATTCATCTTTTGGTTTAGGATTTAATTTAGCAGGCTATTTTAAATTTAATCTAATGGAAAATATAGAAATGGAAAATATTCTAGCGGTCTATTCAGATTATTTAAACAAACCTCAAAATATAGATATAGACTATCAATCTAACATTCGTTTTATAGTCAATAAACATATTAAAATGCAAATGACTTTTCATACAATTATGGATGATAATTCTTCTGGAAGAATACAATTTAGACAACTTTTTGGACTTGGGGTTAATTATAGTTTTCATGAAAAAGTGACTTATTAA
- a CDS encoding OmpA family protein, whose protein sequence is MKTYVHNIKKTIKQSIIVALILLLGTTQINAQETTYSVYSVEGINTEGADFSPMYYKDNVVFASERPDKRTVRHRWGKDKRTFLDLYIAKVEDSTNLVKEIDYFSIGKLNTTYHESNAVFTNDHKTIYFTRNNYYKKRYKTDKKGINKLKLYKATRNEDDTAWKDLEELPFNSDEFSTGHPALSADNKTLYFTSDREGGFGKTDIYKVKINEDGSYGEVMNLGQDINTTGKEMFPFVTKDNKLYFSSDGRKGLGGLDIYKYNLNSKDKATSLGTSINSSADDFGIIINETQNPRRGYFSSNRAGGLGDDDIYGFTEQRKEEIKIIKPCEQSVTGYVKDKQLKIPLANAKVVIKQTKDSKTVATIMTDLQGKFSYKLPCNNNYTAIASKEYYKPDQDTFNTTDKAELALDLNFDLGLADGLAYNSRNEMIINIKPIYFATNKSTIRSDASQELDYIISIMQKYPKMIIKATSHTDSRGRDSYNEALSKRRAESTMRYIVNNGISQDRITAQGYGETQLTNGCANGVRCSKGEHQLNRRTEFIIMRLKE, encoded by the coding sequence ATGAAAACATATGTACACAATATTAAAAAGACAATAAAACAAAGTATCATCGTAGCATTAATATTGCTACTGGGTACTACACAAATAAACGCACAAGAAACTACTTATAGCGTTTATAGCGTAGAAGGCATTAACACAGAAGGAGCAGATTTTAGTCCGATGTATTATAAAGACAATGTAGTTTTTGCTTCAGAAAGACCAGACAAACGTACGGTAAGACACCGTTGGGGAAAAGACAAGAGAACCTTTTTAGACCTATACATAGCCAAAGTAGAAGATTCAACGAACTTAGTTAAAGAGATAGATTACTTCTCAATCGGTAAGTTAAACACGACCTATCATGAATCTAATGCCGTGTTTACAAACGATCATAAAACAATATATTTTACACGTAACAATTATTATAAGAAACGCTATAAAACCGATAAAAAAGGAATCAACAAACTAAAACTCTACAAAGCAACAAGAAACGAAGACGATACAGCTTGGAAAGATTTAGAAGAACTCCCTTTTAACAGTGATGAATTCTCCACAGGACATCCAGCCTTAAGTGCAGATAATAAAACACTGTATTTTACCTCAGATAGAGAAGGCGGCTTTGGAAAGACGGATATCTACAAGGTTAAAATAAATGAAGATGGAAGCTATGGAGAAGTAATGAACCTAGGACAAGATATCAACACAACAGGAAAAGAGATGTTTCCGTTTGTAACCAAAGACAACAAATTGTATTTCTCATCAGACGGAAGAAAAGGTTTAGGAGGCTTAGATATATATAAGTACAACCTAAATAGTAAAGATAAAGCAACAAGTTTAGGAACATCAATAAATAGTAGTGCAGATGACTTTGGAATTATCATCAATGAAACTCAAAATCCAAGAAGAGGGTATTTCTCATCGAACAGAGCAGGAGGATTAGGAGATGATGATATTTATGGTTTTACAGAGCAGAGGAAAGAAGAAATAAAGATTATCAAACCATGTGAACAAAGTGTAACAGGGTATGTAAAAGACAAACAATTAAAGATTCCACTAGCCAATGCTAAGGTGGTTATAAAACAAACAAAAGACAGTAAAACAGTAGCAACAATTATGACAGACTTACAAGGAAAGTTTAGTTATAAACTACCCTGTAATAATAATTACACCGCTATTGCATCAAAGGAATACTATAAGCCAGATCAAGATACTTTTAATACCACAGACAAGGCAGAGTTAGCATTAGACCTAAATTTTGATTTAGGTTTAGCAGATGGATTGGCTTATAACAGCAGAAATGAGATGATTATTAATATCAAACCTATTTACTTTGCTACCAATAAATCAACAATCAGATCAGATGCATCACAAGAATTGGATTATATAATAAGCATAATGCAGAAGTATCCAAAGATGATTATCAAAGCAACTTCACATACAGATTCAAGAGGAAGAGATTCATACAACGAAGCTTTATCAAAAAGAAGAGCAGAGTCTACAATGAGATATATTGTAAATAATGGTATTTCACAAGATAGAATTACAGCGCAGGGATATGGAGAAACACAACTCACTAACGGTTGCGCAAACGGAGTACGATGTTCTAAAGGAGAACATCAATTAAATAGAAGAACTGAATTTATTATTATGAGATTGAAAGAATAA
- a CDS encoding type IX secretion system membrane protein PorP/SprF, translating to MKLEKILVGLLMLLSVSIYAQQDPQYTHYMYNMNIVNPAYAGSQEAMTVNFLGRSQWIGIQGAPQTVALGIHAPVGKKVGLGLSIIADRLGPVREQSSYADFSYTLQVGEDKHLALGLKAGFSFLDVNLPFIQTTNPGDVAFANRINRALPNFGAGVFYYTDKFYAGVSLPNMLKTLHFDKAGGSITKASDVAHYFITSGYVFDLSETLKFKPSFMVKTAPGAPTSIDLSGNILLNDKLEFGLSYRFDDSISTLINVRATNNLRLGYAYDHTVSNLGQFNSGSHEVFLLFDFSFVSDKIKSPRFF from the coding sequence ATGAAATTAGAGAAGATATTAGTAGGGTTATTAATGCTGTTGAGCGTAAGTATTTACGCTCAGCAAGACCCACAGTACACGCATTATATGTACAATATGAATATTGTGAATCCAGCTTATGCAGGATCACAAGAAGCGATGACGGTTAACTTTTTAGGTAGAAGCCAGTGGATTGGTATCCAAGGCGCACCCCAAACAGTCGCACTAGGAATTCATGCACCTGTAGGAAAGAAGGTAGGATTAGGACTCTCTATTATAGCAGACCGACTAGGACCTGTAAGAGAACAAAGCTCGTATGCAGATTTTAGTTATACCCTGCAAGTAGGAGAGGACAAACACTTAGCCTTAGGATTAAAAGCAGGATTCTCCTTTTTAGATGTGAACTTGCCTTTTATCCAAACAACCAACCCAGGAGATGTGGCTTTTGCCAATCGAATTAACAGAGCGCTCCCAAACTTTGGAGCAGGAGTTTTTTATTATACTGATAAGTTCTATGCAGGAGTCTCTTTACCCAATATGTTAAAGACCCTCCATTTTGATAAGGCAGGAGGAAGTATAACAAAAGCAAGTGATGTAGCCCATTACTTTATTACCAGTGGATATGTATTTGATTTAAGTGAAACTTTAAAGTTCAAACCTTCATTTATGGTCAAGACCGCACCTGGAGCACCAACCTCGATAGACCTATCAGGAAACATACTATTGAATGATAAACTAGAATTTGGACTCTCATACCGTTTTGATGATTCTATATCAACCCTTATCAATGTACGAGCAACTAACAACCTGAGATTAGGCTATGCCTATGATCATACGGTTAGTAATTTAGGACAATTTAATTCAGGCTCCCATGAGGTGTTTTTATTATTTGATTTTTCATTTGTTAGTGATAAGATAAAATCACCAAGATTCTTTTAA